Proteins encoded by one window of Acinonyx jubatus isolate Ajub_Pintada_27869175 chromosome X, VMU_Ajub_asm_v1.0, whole genome shotgun sequence:
- the CLDN34 gene encoding claudin-34: MALPQGANSCQSAGFILATLGWILTITSMGLVEWRVWHIGNTSLSHSGVVCVGMWKVCIYHHALNASRSTLCYHYTQEDTYIPLDIRICQNLLLVASILGLMGRVSTIFALKNVCIGSVQRNATCGPLVSGILDIAAGICVLIPVIWNYHSVMNEEGIAFPPFLSLPFKPNTQELGSAVLVAGLSAIMMLSSGLIFLFYRCPIARQVQPQTSEM; this comes from the coding sequence ATGGCCTTGCCGCAGGGTGCCAACAGCTGCCAATCGGCAGGCTTCATCCTAGCCACCCTAGGATGGATCCTCACCATCACTTCCATGGGCCTCGTGGAGTGGCGAGTGTGGCACATAGggaacacctctctctctcactccggAGTGGTCTGTGTGGGAATGTGGAAGGTGTGCATTTACCACCATGCCCTCAACGCCAGCAGATCTACATTGTGTTACCATTACACCCAAGAGGATACTTACATCCCTTTGGATATTCGTATTTGTCAAAATCTCCTGTTGGTCGCCAGCATCCTAGGTCTCATGGGGAGAGTCTCCACCATCTTTGCACTTAAAAACGTGTGCATTGGAAGTGTTCAGAGGAATGCCACCTGCGGTCCACTCGTCTCAGGAATTCTGGACATAGCTGCTGGCATCTGTGTCTTGATCCCTGTGATCTGGAATTACCACTCCGTGATGAATGAAGAGGGTATTGCCTTCCCAccgtttctctctctgcccttcaagCCCAATACCCAGGAGCTGGGCAGTGCCGTTTTGGTGGCAGGCCTGAGTGCCATCATGATGCTGTCCAGCggattaattttcctcttttacaGGTGCCCCATAGCTCGCCAAGTGCAGCCTCAAACTTCAGAAATGTAA